A genomic segment from Glycine soja cultivar W05 chromosome 20, ASM419377v2, whole genome shotgun sequence encodes:
- the LOC114402442 gene encoding LEAF RUST 10 DISEASE-RESISTANCE LOCUS RECEPTOR-LIKE PROTEIN KINASE-like 2.1, producing the protein MSPAYVLWFLLFSSLPLLLLSEGNANGHRDDCPDSFDCGSIGKIYFPFTTVERHNCGVLAIRGCNDSGQTSAKHVQLTKGGKLFQVTQVNSQSLSTTSISIIDQDFRGLLENGSCKALSYNITVPPSSAFGYFDVQNNISIFNCSRHLRKLNHTNGFINYTSTRCPSSVFYFAPPDSQTLRSFTSSCSMVQLPKRIDSEFFKGDPFGFLTAEITFEFKFSDDCIRCYEEGKGFCEPDSNGKIHCASPTRKSRVLIRNLGLLLAWTLVAMGVVVMILVCCIRTKIFSLTSLLWWRETPTHRIIEELVNEHGPLPTTRYNYLEVKKMTNSFGNKLGQGGFGSVYKGKLQDGRLVAVKILSESKGNGEEFINEVASISRTSHVNIVRLLGFCLDSSKRALIYEFMPNGSLDKFIYEEKNPLQVPHHLNCKILYDIAIGIARGLEYLHRGCNTRILHFDIKPHNILLDEDFCPKISDFGLAKICPRKESKISIFGARGTAGYIAPEVFSRNFGEVSHKSDVYSYGMMVLEMVGGRKNIKTEVDRSSEIYFPHWIYERLASNQELGLQNIRNESDDKMTRKMTIVGLWCIQTHPSTRPTISKVVEMLESEVEFLQIPPKPFLSSPSSS; encoded by the exons ATGTCTCCGGCTTATGTACTTTGgttccttttgttttcttctctaCCGCTGCTGCTTCTCTCAGAAGGGAATGCAAATGGACACCGTGATGATTGTCCAGACTCATTTGACTGCGGAAGCATAGGGAAAATTTACTTCCCATTCACGACGGTAGAACGCCACAACTGTGGTGTTCTGGCAATCCGTGGCTGTAATGATTCCGGCCAAACATCAGCGAAGCATGTCCAGTTGACCAAAGGAGGAAAACTATTCCAAGTTACGCAAGTTAATAGTCAGAGCCTCAGTACTACTAGTATTTCCATTATCGACCAAGATTTCAGAGGGCTTCTGGAAAATGGTAGTTGTAAGGCCTTGAGCTATAACATTACAGTCCCTCCCTCCTCTGCTTTCGGTTATTTTGATGTGCAAAACAATATTAGCATCTTCAACTGCAGCCGCCATCTACGCAAACTCAACCATACAAATGGCTTCATCAACTATACCAGCACCAGATGTCCTTCCTCTGTTTTTTACTTTGCCCCTCCTGATTCTCAGACCCTGCGCTCTTTTACCTCTTCATGTTCAATGGTTCAACTTCCAAAAAGAATAGATTCTGAGTTCTTCAAAGGCGATCCATTTGGATTTTTAACTGCTGAAATTACTTTTGAATTCAAGTTTTCGGATGACTGTATCCGGTGTTACGAGGAAGGAAAGGGCTTTTGTGAACCAGACAGCAACGGAAAAATTCATTGTGCCTCTCCAACGAG GAAAAGTAGAGTTTTGATTCGGAATCTAGGATTGCTGCTAG CTTGGACCTTGGTGGCTATGGGAGTTGTAGTGATGATCTTGGTTTGCTGCATCAGGACCAAGATTTTCTCTCTCACGTCTCTCTTGTGGTGGAGGGAGACCCCAACCCATCGAATTATTGAGGAGCTTGTGAATGAACATGGACCCCTTCCTACAACTAGGTACAATTATTTAGAGGTTAAGAAAATGACCAATtcttttggaaacaaattaGGCCAAGGGGGATTTGGTAGTGTTTACAAAGGAAAGTTACAAGATGGACGTCTTGTTGCGGTGAAGATTTTAAGTGAATCAAAAGGCAATGGAGAAGAGTTCATAAATGAAGTTGCTAGTATCAGTAGGACTTCACATGTTAACATTGTTAGACTCTTGGGATTTTGTCTTGATAGTTCTAAACGAGCTCTAATATATGAGTTTATGCCTAATGGATCTCTTGACAAGTTTATATATGAAGAGAAAAATCCATTACAAGTTCCTCACCATTTGAATTGCAAAATATTGTATGATATTGCTATTGGCATTGCTCGTGGATTAGAATACTTACACAGAGGTTGCAACACTAGAATCTTGCATTTTGACATAAAACCTCATAACATATTACTAGATGAGGATTTCTGTCCAAAAATTTCAGATTTTGGACTTGCAAAAATATGCCcaagaaaagaaagcaaaatATCGATATTTGGTGCTCGAGGAACTGCTGGCTATATTGCCCCAGAAGTTTTTTCTAGAAATTTTGGTGAAGTATCACACAAGTCAGATGTTTATAGTTATGGAATGATGGTCTTAGAAATGGTTGGAGggagaaaaaatattaagactGAAGTAGACCGTTCAAGTGAAATATATTTTCCTCATTGGATTTATGAGCGTCTTGCATCAAATCAAGAACTTGGTTTACAGAATATAAGAAATGAGAGTGATGATAAAATGACGAGAAAGATGACAATAGTGGGCTTATGGTGCATACAAACTCATCCTTCAACTCGACCAACCATAAGTAAAGTGGTGGAAATGTTAGAAAGTGAAGTTGAGTTCTTGCAAATTCCACCTAAACCTTTTTTGTCTTCTCCTTCAAGCTCTTAG
- the LOC114402447 gene encoding putative germin-like protein 9-2, with protein MSPPIFKVLTLIISVFAILQISTAGDPDILTDFIVPPNTIPNGNFFTFTGFRAIFSPNNIVSAFKVLKATKVEFPALDGQSVSYAILEFPGGSINPPHTHPRSAELLFAVEGSLQVGFVDTTNKLFTQTLQTGDLFVFPKGLVHFQHNADPQKPALAISAFGSASAGTVSIPSTLFNTTIDDNVLALAFKTDVATIQTLKKGFAPKA; from the coding sequence ATGTCTCCCCCCATCTTTAAAGTGCTCACACTGATCATATCTGTTTTTGCCATCTTGCAAATATCAACAGCTGGTGACCCAGATATTCTCACTGACTTCATAGTCCCACCCAACACCATACCTAATGGCAACTTCTTCACCTTCACTGGCTtccgtgccattttttcacccAACAACATTGTCTCAGCTTTCAAAGTGTTGAAGGCAACCAAGGTAGAATTTCCAGCCCTCGATGGACAAAGTGTCTCATATGCAATCCTTGAGTTCCCAGGTGGCAGCATCAACCcaccacacacacaccctcGTTCTGCAGAGTTACTCTTCGCCGTTGAGGGTTCCCTTCAAGTGGGGTTTGTGGACACAACCAACAAGCTCTTCACTCAAACACTACAAACCGGAGACCTCTTTGTGTTTCCAAAGGGTCTCGTGCACTTCCAACACAATGCAGATCCTCAGAAGCCAGCACTCGCTATATCTGCCTTTGGAAGTGCCAGTGCTGGGACTGTGTCAATTCCTAGCACTCTCTTTAACACCACCATTGATGACAATGTCTTGGCTCTGGCCTTCAAGACTGATGTTGCCACCATTCAAACTCTGAAGAAAGGCTTTGCTCCTAAAGCATGA
- the LOC114402443 gene encoding LEAF RUST 10 DISEASE-RESISTANCE LOCUS RECEPTOR-LIKE PROTEIN KINASE-like 1.1, giving the protein MFSPLIFKTLIIFLSQLLLLVSAQDDGKCPPSFNCGYLGLIKFPFTTTKQPHCGLLAIHGCEEHDPYAPKTVKLSNSTSRSYTVLQVEPRTIGILDEKQDHYLKTRNCTIFTGVNFTLPHTSPLASFHIKYNITIFRCNHSLKIVTFPKYFYRYSNCPEYDIYYGLPNTETPLGFKWPSSLAPCSTTQLAVDKISTRNPFQFLSGIMIIEVRLSDECERCLLDGKNRCLLDSKGKFYCARGNKNLAWILGLGIGLPGIIIIGLLIIWHCKPRYVSDFYSNPYPESASIYSGVPVFTFKDLEIATKCFDSSRELGEGGFGIVYYGKLQDGREVAVKRLYENNYRRVEQFMNEIKILMNLRHTNLVSLYGSTSRHSRELLLVYEYISNGTVASHLHHYGSTNTGFLPWPIRMKVAIETATALAYLHASDIIHRDVKTNNILLDNTFCVKVADFGLSRLFPNDVTHVSTAPQGTPGYVDPEYHRCYQLTNKSDVYSFGVVLIELISSMPPIDLTRHKDEINLADLAIRKIQKSALAELVNPSLGYDSNSDVKRQITSVAELAFQCLQRDRELRPSMDEVLEVLRRIGSQKDDLEEVKVYGEGPLSPSLPDHDQVCL; this is encoded by the exons ATGTTCTCCCCTCTCATATTTAAAacactaataatatttttgtcacAGCTTCTGCTTCTTGTTTCTGCTCAGGATGATGGAAAGTGTCCACCGTCTTTCAACTGTGGATATCTTGGCCTCATTAAGTTTCCTTTCACAACCACAAAGCAACCACACTGCGGCTTATTGGCTATACATGGCTGTGAAGAACACGATCCATACGCTCCCAAAACCGTCAAACTAAGCAATTCAACATCAAGATCTTACACTGTTCTGCAGGTTGAACCTCGTACCATAGGGATCTTAGATGAGAAACAAGATCATTATTTGAAAACCAGAAATTGCACAATCTTCACCGGAGTCAATTTTACTCTTCCTCACACCTCTCCTTTAGCTTCTTTCCacatcaaatataatataactatCTTCAGATGCAATCACTCCCTCAAAATCGTCACCTTTCccaaatatttttatagataTTCAAACTGTCCTGAATACGATATCTACTATGGCCTTCCAAATACTGAAACTCCTCTGGGCTTCAAGTGGCCCAGCTCTTTGGCACCATGCTCAACCACTCAGCTTGCTGTAGACAAGATATCTACTCGCAATCCCTTTCAATTTCTATCTGGTATTATGATTATTGAAGTACGATTATCTGATGAATGTGAAAGGTGTCTTCTTGAtggaaaaaaccgatgtttacTTGACAGTAAAGGAAAATTCTATTGCGCCAGAG GGAATAAAAATTTGGCGTGGATACTGGGACTAG GTATTGGACTCCCAGGAATTATTATAATTGGGCTACTGATTATATGGCACTGCAAACCAAGATATGTGTCTGATTTCTATTCAAATCCATACCCCGAGAGTGCGAGTATCTACTCTGGGGTCCCTGTGTTCACCTTTAAGGATCTTGAAATAGCAACAAAATGTTTTGACAGTTCAAGAGAACTAGGAGAAGGAGGCTTTGGTATTGTTTACTATG GTAAGCTTCAGGATGGACGAGAAGTTGCTGTCAAACGCCTATATGAGAACAACTACAGGCGAGTAGAGCAGTTCATGAATGAAATCAAGATCCTCATGAACTTGCGCCACACAAATTTAGTGTCTCTTTATGGCTCCACTTCACGTCACAGCCGTGAACTATTGCTTGTGTATGAATACATTTCAAATGGGACTGTGGCCAGTCATCTCCATCACTATGGATCAACAAATACTGGGTTTTTGCCATGGCCTATTCGAATGAAAGTTGCCATAGAGACTGCTACTGCTTTGGCCTATCTCCATGCTTCTGACATAATTCACCGTGATGTCAAAACAAACAACATTCTCCTTGACAACACTTTTTGTGTTAAAGTTGCAGACTTTGGACTGTCAAGACTGTTCCCCAATGATGTCACACACGTTTCCACAGCTCCCCAAGGAACACCTGGCTATGTTGATCCGGAATATCACAGATGCTACCAGCTTACAAACAAGAGTGATGTGTATAGTTTCGGGGTTGTGCTGATTGAGCTAATATCATCTATGCCACCAATTGATCTGACCAGGCATAAGGATGAAATAAACTTGGCAGATCTAGCCATAAGGAAGATTCAAAAAAGTGCACTTGCAGAGCTGGTGAATCCTTCCCTTGGTTATGATTCAAATAGTGATGTTAAAAGGCAAATAACTTCAGTAGCAGAATTGGCTTTTCAGTGTTTGCAACGGGACAGAGAATTGAGACCCTCCATGGATGAAGTCTTGGAGGTGTTGAGGAGAATTGGGAGTCAGAAGGATGATCTAGAGGAAGTAAAAGTTTACGGTGAAGGTCCATTATCACCATCTTTACCAGATCATGACCAAGTATGTTTATAA